A section of the Aigarchaeota archaeon genome encodes:
- a CDS encoding 30S ribosomal protein S13: MSGEFKYIVRILGTDIDGTLKIPYALAKVKGIGVNLGYAIAKVLGLDTEMRIGYLTEQQIQRIEAVAKNPLEYGIPDWMINRNSPAPIEKKHLIGAELELAIKGDIEREIRIKSWRGVRHSLGLKVRGQRTRTTGRKGGPVGVSRKAAKTTEKESRK; encoded by the coding sequence ATGTCGGGAGAATTTAAGTACATTGTCAGAATCTTGGGAACGGACATAGACGGCACGCTCAAGATACCGTATGCACTCGCGAAGGTAAAAGGTATAGGAGTAAACCTCGGTTATGCCATAGCAAAGGTCTTGGGACTTGACACTGAGATGAGAATAGGTTATCTGACAGAGCAGCAAATCCAACGCATAGAGGCAGTTGCAAAGAACCCGTTAGAGTATGGCATACCAGATTGGATGATAAACAGAAACAGCCCAGCTCCGATAGAAAAGAAACACCTTATTGGTGCAGAGTTAGAGCTTGCGATCAAAGGAGACATAGAAAGAGAGATAAGAATAAAATCTTGGAGAGGGGTCAGACATTCGTTGGGCCTTAAAGTAAGAGGGCAAAGAACCAGGACTACTGGTAGAAAGGGCGGCCCAGTTGGAGTATCGAGAAAGGCGGCAAAAACAACTGAAAAAGAGAGCAGGAAGTAA
- a CDS encoding 30S ribosomal protein S3 codes for MSAIKKLLRTSIQKQEIEEYLKNELKDAIFGGVDIAFTPIGTRVTIYAMRPGRVIGAKGRVIKEISSVLESRFGVENPQVTVAEVEIPELNPYVMAQRIASAIERGARYRRVAFWALRRIMDAGARGAEIEISGKLTSARARSEKYSEGIMPKSGEPAEKYVKRGTASVLLKTGLYGIKVSIYPPDAHLPEEVKIAQLKQAEKTGEGNDQGA; via the coding sequence ATGTCTGCGATCAAGAAGCTACTTAGAACAAGCATTCAAAAGCAGGAAATAGAGGAGTATTTGAAGAATGAACTTAAGGATGCAATATTCGGCGGCGTTGATATAGCATTCACTCCAATTGGTACGAGAGTTACGATATACGCTATGAGGCCTGGACGCGTTATCGGAGCTAAGGGACGTGTTATAAAAGAAATATCTAGCGTGCTCGAGAGTAGATTTGGTGTCGAGAACCCGCAAGTAACCGTCGCTGAGGTGGAGATTCCTGAGCTTAATCCTTACGTTATGGCTCAACGTATAGCATCTGCTATTGAAAGAGGAGCAAGGTACAGACGTGTAGCTTTTTGGGCATTGAGGAGAATTATGGATGCCGGCGCAAGAGGTGCTGAGATAGAAATTAGTGGAAAGCTTACCTCGGCCAGAGCAAGGAGTGAAAAGTACAGTGAAGGAATAATGCCGAAATCTGGCGAGCCCGCAGAAAAATATGTTAAAAGAGGTACGGCCAGTGTTCTGCTTAAGACGGGTCTTTACGGTATAAAGGTTTCCATATATCCTCCAGATGCTCACTTACCGGAGGAAGTTAAGATCGCTCAGCTTAAGCAAGCGGAGAAAACGGGTGAAGGGAATGATCAAGGAGCTTAA
- a CDS encoding TrpB-like pyridoxal phosphate-dependent enzyme — protein sequence MVRDSIQVTLSVDDLPKYWYNILADLPERLPEPLNEDGRLERLKDIILQECIRQESSTERLIKIPEEVKELYLRAGRPRPLHRAVGLEKKLKTPARLYYKREDLSPTGSHKVNTALAQVYYAANNGYSRVVTETGAGQWGTAVAYAASLMNLRSTVYWVREAYEWKTERRRLMRLYGAEVLASPSEKTDYGRRLLKEGADKRGTLGIAISEASEDSLRNPDTTYVVGSVLNYVLLHQTIIGLEVTKQLELLDVVPDVMIGCLGGGSNFGGFILPMVGKFLRGEVKKKIRFLAAQSEAAPNLVKGTYQYDFPDAAQILPRIKGYTLTHSFKMPSIWAEGLRYHMAAPIISYLRDKGLVEAVAYPKDEKAVFEAARMFIQAEGFIPAPESSYAIRAMVDEALKAKATNDERVIVANISGHGFLDLEAYGKVLGI from the coding sequence GTGGTGAGGGATAGCATACAGGTTACGCTTTCGGTTGACGACCTTCCAAAATACTGGTATAACATATTGGCAGACCTTCCCGAGAGGCTTCCTGAGCCTTTGAACGAGGATGGTAGGTTAGAGAGGTTAAAAGACATAATTCTCCAAGAATGTATTAGGCAGGAATCTTCTACTGAACGTCTAATTAAGATTCCGGAGGAGGTTAAGGAACTCTATCTGAGAGCAGGAAGACCCAGGCCTCTCCACAGGGCGGTGGGTTTGGAGAAGAAGCTTAAGACTCCAGCGCGTCTATATTATAAGAGGGAGGATCTGTCTCCTACCGGTAGCCACAAGGTGAATACCGCCCTCGCCCAGGTATATTATGCGGCCAACAACGGATACAGCAGAGTCGTAACTGAAACCGGTGCTGGCCAATGGGGTACCGCAGTAGCCTACGCCGCGTCCCTGATGAACCTTAGGTCAACCGTGTACTGGGTTAGGGAGGCTTATGAGTGGAAGACGGAAAGAAGACGGCTTATGAGGCTGTACGGAGCAGAAGTGCTTGCATCACCGTCCGAGAAGACGGATTACGGAAGAAGGCTTCTGAAAGAAGGAGCTGACAAAAGGGGTACATTGGGGATAGCGATTTCGGAGGCTTCCGAAGACTCTCTAAGAAACCCGGACACGACGTACGTCGTTGGAAGCGTATTAAACTATGTATTGCTTCATCAGACCATCATAGGGCTTGAGGTAACGAAGCAGCTGGAGCTCTTGGACGTAGTGCCTGACGTGATGATCGGATGTCTTGGAGGGGGAAGCAACTTCGGAGGGTTCATACTACCTATGGTCGGGAAATTCCTAAGGGGAGAGGTAAAGAAAAAGATAAGGTTCTTGGCAGCCCAGTCGGAGGCGGCTCCAAACCTAGTTAAGGGAACGTATCAGTACGATTTTCCAGACGCGGCCCAGATACTTCCCAGGATCAAAGGATACACCTTGACGCATAGTTTCAAGATGCCGAGCATATGGGCTGAAGGGCTCAGATACCACATGGCTGCACCTATCATAAGCTACCTTAGGGATAAAGGGCTAGTTGAGGCGGTAGCTTATCCGAAGGATGAAAAAGCAGTATTCGAGGCTGCAAGAATGTTCATACAGGCAGAAGGGTTCATCCCAGCGCCCGAATCTTCTTACGCGATTAGGGCTATGGTGGACGAGGCTTTGAAGGCTAAGGCAACGAACGATGAAAGAGTTATCGTAGCGAATATAAGCGGTCACGGGTTCTTGGACTTGGAAGCCTACGGAAAAGTGTTGGGTATATGA
- a CDS encoding 50S ribosomal protein L14 — MPRTINVGAHVVCADNTGARILKIIQVHGYKGRLRRQPAACVGDLVSVTVAKGPIDLRKKVMQAVIIRQKKPYRRPDGTWIFFEDTAAVLMTPDGGLKGTEIKGPVAKEAAERWPRIANAASIIV, encoded by the coding sequence ATACCTAGGACGATAAACGTTGGTGCTCATGTCGTATGCGCAGACAATACAGGAGCGCGTATTTTAAAAATAATACAGGTGCACGGTTATAAAGGCAGGCTGAGACGCCAGCCCGCCGCATGTGTAGGTGACTTGGTCTCGGTCACTGTTGCAAAAGGACCTATAGATCTAAGGAAGAAGGTTATGCAGGCGGTCATCATAAGGCAGAAGAAACCCTATAGAAGACCGGACGGCACTTGGATATTTTTCGAGGATACTGCTGCTGTTTTGATGACCCCCGACGGTGGACTAAAAGGCACGGAGATAAAGGGTCCCGTGGCAAAGGAGGCAGCGGAGAGGTGGCCCAGAATAGCAAACGCTGCCAGCATCATAGTATAG
- a CDS encoding NAD(P)/FAD-dependent oxidoreductase, with product MSIQDVDKEVYDITIIGGGPVGLFAAFYSGIRNMKTKLIEALSHLGGQLSTIYPDKYIYDVPGYTRILAQDFVKKLEEQVMQFNPTIRLNEKVIAIRRLDEKLIELETTKGLHYSKTVLLATGMGAISMKKLGIPNVDRFEGRGVYYSITNKWMFKDKRVIIIGGGDSAVDWALNLKDIASEVMLIHRRAGFRAHEAKIMELSHSNVRVLIPYVVKDAYGEERLESVTLTNVETGEEVTLETDALIPQIGYEIDNSLYKSWGLEVDEHGIKVNGKMETNVPGVFAAGDVASPTNSFKLNLIVIGLAQAIIAVNCAKHYIDPSAPVFPGYTAKPK from the coding sequence GTGTCCATTCAAGATGTAGACAAGGAAGTGTATGACATAACGATAATCGGTGGTGGACCGGTTGGCCTATTCGCCGCTTTCTATTCGGGCATTAGGAACATGAAAACAAAGCTTATTGAAGCACTTTCGCACCTCGGCGGTCAACTTTCGACAATTTATCCCGACAAGTACATATACGACGTGCCAGGTTATACAAGGATACTTGCCCAAGATTTTGTCAAAAAACTAGAAGAGCAGGTTATGCAATTCAATCCAACCATAAGATTAAACGAGAAGGTAATCGCCATAAGACGTTTAGATGAAAAACTCATAGAACTAGAAACAACAAAAGGCCTTCATTATAGTAAAACGGTTTTGCTCGCGACCGGTATGGGTGCGATATCCATGAAGAAACTCGGGATACCGAACGTCGATAGGTTTGAAGGAAGGGGCGTCTATTACTCAATCACAAACAAATGGATGTTCAAAGATAAAAGAGTTATAATAATAGGTGGCGGCGATTCCGCGGTCGATTGGGCTTTAAATCTAAAAGACATAGCGTCCGAAGTGATGCTTATCCATCGTAGGGCAGGCTTTAGAGCGCACGAAGCAAAAATAATGGAACTCTCTCACTCGAACGTTCGAGTACTCATTCCTTATGTTGTAAAGGATGCTTATGGTGAGGAAAGGCTGGAATCCGTTACGTTAACCAATGTAGAGACTGGTGAGGAAGTTACGCTAGAGACCGACGCTCTTATACCACAGATCGGTTACGAAATAGACAACTCGCTCTATAAGAGCTGGGGACTTGAGGTGGATGAGCATGGCATAAAGGTAAACGGAAAAATGGAAACAAACGTACCCGGTGTTTTCGCGGCAGGAGATGTAGCAAGCCCAACAAACTCTTTCAAATTAAACTTAATAGTGATAGGTCTTGCGCAGGCTATAATAGCCGTTAACTGCGCTAAGCACTACATAGACCCAAGCGCTCCTGTATTTCCAGGCTATACGGCCAAACCGAAGTAG
- a CDS encoding metal-dependent hydrolase → MVTIKWLGHATFEIDMADKIILIDPFLKDNPQAAVKPSEIQKVDVMAVTHNHYDHFADTVEIAKKHDATVVAVYEAANAVTEQGVEKTVGLNIGGAAKIDGLYITLTPAFHSCMSNPSGVILSDGKISVYHAGDASIFSDMKLIGRMYKPRVALLPIGGFYTMGPLEAAMAAALIKPKVVIPHHYGTFDTIKHDPNEFVKFVRRKAKGVKVIVLKPGESYGLVYK, encoded by the coding sequence ATGGTAACGATAAAGTGGCTCGGACATGCAACATTCGAGATCGACATGGCCGATAAAATCATTTTGATAGATCCCTTCTTGAAGGATAACCCTCAGGCGGCAGTAAAGCCTAGCGAAATCCAGAAAGTTGATGTGATGGCTGTAACGCATAACCACTATGATCACTTCGCTGATACGGTTGAAATTGCCAAAAAGCACGATGCTACTGTTGTCGCAGTTTATGAGGCCGCTAATGCAGTAACAGAACAAGGTGTTGAGAAGACCGTGGGACTTAACATTGGTGGTGCCGCAAAGATTGACGGGCTGTATATTACCTTAACACCCGCTTTTCACTCGTGTATGTCCAACCCATCAGGCGTCATTTTATCTGACGGCAAAATATCAGTTTATCACGCTGGTGATGCATCGATCTTTAGTGATATGAAATTAATCGGCCGAATGTACAAACCTCGTGTAGCGCTCCTACCGATCGGAGGTTTCTACACAATGGGCCCGTTAGAAGCAGCTATGGCTGCTGCGTTGATAAAACCTAAGGTTGTGATACCGCACCACTACGGAACATTTGACACCATAAAACATGATCCGAACGAATTCGTAAAATTTGTACGAAGAAAGGCAAAAGGTGTAAAGGTTATAGTATTAAAACCCGGCGAGTCTTACGGATTGGTATACAAATAA
- a CDS encoding ribonuclease P protein component 1 codes for MQLHAEPTARNIIRHELLGLNVDVEWKNRRQQKFSGIVVGESRNMLIVQLSRGKRSFPKAACIFSFKLPDGSCVKVDGVILIGRPEDRLKRVVRKW; via the coding sequence ATGCAATTGCACGCTGAACCTACTGCGAGAAACATAATAAGACACGAATTGTTAGGTCTGAATGTTGACGTGGAATGGAAAAATAGAAGGCAGCAAAAATTCTCTGGGATAGTTGTCGGCGAAAGTAGGAACATGCTCATCGTGCAATTATCTAGAGGGAAACGATCTTTTCCAAAGGCAGCATGCATATTCTCGTTTAAGCTCCCGGATGGTTCGTGTGTAAAAGTTGATGGAGTTATTTTAATAGGAAGACCTGAAGATAGGCTGAAAAGGGTGGTGAGAAAATGGTAA
- a CDS encoding twin-arginine translocase TatA/TatE family subunit: protein MAIVGIEWIIIIILVVIFLIWGPSKIPELARSLGKAKKEFQKAVKEAEEIKEQAASSIDVQELKKDVDMLIDVAKKLGVPTEGRTKTEIYNDVMAKLGKSA, encoded by the coding sequence ATGGCGATAGTTGGCATCGAGTGGATAATTATCATAATACTTGTAGTGATATTCTTAATATGGGGTCCAAGCAAGATACCTGAGCTGGCGAGATCGTTAGGCAAGGCCAAGAAAGAATTTCAGAAGGCCGTGAAGGAAGCTGAGGAAATCAAGGAACAGGCCGCCTCGAGCATAGACGTTCAAGAGTTAAAGAAAGATGTTGATATGCTTATAGATGTGGCGAAGAAGTTAGGCGTGCCGACCGAAGGGAGGACAAAGACAGAAATATACAATGACGTGATGGCAAAGCTTGGAAAGAGTGCCTAA
- a CDS encoding AbrB/MazE/SpoVT family DNA-binding domain-containing protein translates to MPSHKRVLQLTGGGSYAITLPKSWVKRLDIVEGTTLNVEVLEDGSLLITPEDRHLTRSTGEIVIEDSPVIVRDIVGSYLMGFSTIKLKSSKPFRSETVNEIRKCVRRLAGAEIIEELPNSIEIQILLDPEAITPDKVLRRMGSLVNSMVSDSFKSVMNGDLNLAEKSLQRDEEVDRHYFTLVRIVRFAIRDPEIARKIGLSQLRLMDFRLVAKFLEDSGDHAALISTEVLKNNGPQLPENLLNTFRQLDDMVTSAGIESIEAFLSEDVSLALKVLDKRSEYSRLYETMFSSLNSAPDNIRNYMTKIFLNVERINENNVDIAELTAPITVKSTQ, encoded by the coding sequence ATGCCCTCCCACAAAAGGGTCCTACAACTTACTGGTGGTGGATCATACGCAATAACGCTTCCAAAGAGTTGGGTTAAAAGGCTAGATATTGTAGAGGGCACCACACTTAACGTTGAAGTACTAGAGGACGGTTCCCTACTCATAACACCTGAGGACAGACATCTGACGAGGAGCACGGGTGAGATAGTAATAGAGGATAGTCCGGTAATCGTGAGAGACATAGTCGGCAGTTATCTGATGGGTTTTAGCACTATTAAGTTGAAATCATCAAAACCGTTCAGGAGCGAGACAGTTAACGAGATAAGAAAATGTGTGAGAAGGCTGGCTGGGGCTGAGATAATTGAGGAATTACCCAACAGCATAGAAATACAAATATTGCTTGATCCCGAAGCCATAACTCCAGATAAGGTTCTAAGACGCATGGGCTCTCTTGTCAATAGCATGGTGTCGGACTCTTTTAAGTCTGTTATGAACGGTGACTTAAACCTTGCCGAGAAAAGTTTGCAACGCGATGAAGAAGTTGATAGACACTATTTCACACTTGTTAGGATAGTGCGGTTTGCAATAAGGGATCCAGAAATTGCTAGAAAAATAGGTCTATCTCAACTTAGATTGATGGACTTCAGACTTGTCGCTAAATTTCTTGAAGATAGCGGCGACCATGCTGCCTTGATATCCACTGAGGTATTAAAAAATAATGGCCCACAGCTACCAGAAAATCTACTAAACACCTTCAGACAGCTAGACGATATGGTCACGAGTGCAGGCATTGAATCGATAGAGGCCTTCCTTTCAGAAGACGTTTCATTAGCTCTAAAGGTTTTAGATAAAAGGAGCGAGTATAGTAGGCTTTATGAAACGATGTTTTCTTCTCTAAACTCTGCACCAGACAATATCCGAAATTATATGACTAAGATATTTCTGAACGTTGAGAGAATAAATGAGAACAACGTAGACATAGCCGAGTTGACAGCCCCGATAACTGTTAAAAGTACGCAATAA
- the rpmC gene encoding 50S ribosomal protein L29 codes for MIKELKELRSMSNEDLLKELDNLRAEYRNLMTKIATGGAVEKPARARNIRRRIARILTILREREVKKHAIAR; via the coding sequence ATGATCAAGGAGCTTAAAGAATTGAGAAGTATGAGTAATGAAGATTTGTTGAAAGAACTCGACAACTTAAGGGCAGAGTATAGGAATCTGATGACTAAAATAGCGACGGGTGGAGCTGTTGAGAAGCCGGCAAGAGCACGCAATATCAGAAGAAGAATTGCTAGAATACTTACTATACTTAGAGAAAGAGAGGTGAAGAAACATGCAATTGCACGCTGA
- a CDS encoding 50S ribosomal protein L22: MPEWGYSVQGLDPDRTVKASLREADISPKFSREVCRAIVGLKLNEAKQLMEDIINKKRMIPYRRYRKKRAHKRATKGPGGHPVKIAHKMLKLLESLEANAEFKGLSPENIKIIHAAAHKGRTIKKYIERAFGRSSPYFKTLVHIEVIGEAT; the protein is encoded by the coding sequence ATGCCAGAATGGGGATACTCAGTTCAAGGGTTGGACCCGGACAGGACCGTTAAGGCTAGCCTTAGAGAGGCAGATATATCTCCAAAATTTTCGAGGGAAGTTTGTAGAGCCATCGTGGGATTAAAACTTAATGAGGCTAAGCAACTCATGGAAGACATCATCAATAAGAAGCGCATGATTCCTTACAGACGTTACAGGAAAAAACGGGCCCATAAACGGGCCACTAAAGGGCCCGGTGGGCACCCAGTCAAGATTGCGCACAAGATGTTAAAGCTTCTAGAGAGTTTAGAGGCAAATGCAGAGTTTAAAGGATTATCGCCTGAGAATATCAAAATAATTCATGCAGCTGCTCACAAAGGTAGAACAATAAAGAAGTACATCGAAAGAGCGTTCGGTAGGTCTTCACCCTACTTCAAAACACTTGTGCATATAGAGGTGATAGGTGAGGCGACATAG
- a CDS encoding endonuclease V yields the protein MDLESLTYEEAVKLQSRMASMVLEYDFSENYELFCGVDVAYSGQHAIAAAVVEDKNGSVVEISKFRCAVRREYVPGLLFIREASPMLNAIKGLKNDFDVLLVDGNGRLHPRKFGIACYVGVVLDKPTIGVAKRLLCGQVKTVNGRRVVMLNDEIVGEEVSKNVYVSIGHKISLSTAVKIVKKLTRDGSLPSPILAAHKVATEESKRKG from the coding sequence TTGGACCTGGAGTCGCTTACTTACGAAGAGGCGGTCAAGCTTCAGTCGAGAATGGCAAGCATGGTCTTAGAATACGACTTTTCGGAGAATTATGAGTTGTTCTGCGGAGTTGACGTGGCCTACTCCGGCCAACATGCCATTGCCGCCGCTGTCGTAGAGGATAAGAATGGGAGCGTAGTCGAAATCAGTAAGTTTAGATGTGCCGTTCGACGCGAGTATGTTCCAGGCCTTCTCTTCATTCGTGAAGCGAGTCCAATGCTTAATGCCATCAAAGGCTTAAAGAACGATTTTGACGTACTTCTCGTTGACGGCAATGGAAGACTCCATCCTAGAAAGTTTGGCATTGCATGTTATGTTGGCGTCGTACTGGATAAACCGACGATAGGTGTTGCAAAAAGACTCCTTTGCGGTCAAGTTAAAACGGTAAACGGAAGGAGGGTCGTGATGTTAAACGATGAGATAGTCGGTGAAGAAGTTTCAAAAAACGTGTACGTAAGCATAGGCCATAAAATATCCTTAAGCACTGCTGTGAAAATCGTTAAGAAGTTGACGAGGGATGGCTCGTTACCGTCGCCGATTCTTGCCGCTCATAAGGTTGCGACTGAAGAATCGAAGCGGAAAGGATAA
- the rplX gene encoding 50S ribosomal protein L24, which yields MKVLSKKPRKQRRFLYNAPLHKLSKLMSAHLSPELRGKYGRRSFPVRKGDTVKILVGEFKGVEGKVTGVDRRRQVVYVENVTIKRADGRVKPRPIHVSNVMITSLNLEDKYRRQVLEAKPPKEV from the coding sequence ATGAAGGTCTTATCAAAGAAACCCAGAAAACAAAGAAGGTTTTTGTACAATGCTCCACTTCATAAGCTTTCTAAGTTAATGTCGGCCCATCTTTCTCCCGAATTGAGGGGAAAGTATGGTAGGAGATCATTCCCTGTAAGGAAAGGCGATACGGTTAAGATACTTGTAGGAGAGTTTAAAGGTGTCGAAGGAAAGGTAACGGGCGTCGATAGGAGAAGACAAGTAGTGTATGTCGAGAATGTTACAATAAAGAGGGCTGATGGACGTGTCAAGCCGAGACCCATACACGTATCAAACGTAATGATAACATCGCTGAACCTCGAGGATAAGTATAGAAGGCAGGTCCTAGAGGCTAAACCGCCTAAGGAGGTGTAG
- the lysX gene encoding lysine biosynthesis protein LysX codes for MPHVITSEYDAEVLYDVPRIEEKLIIRALTNLGIRPKLTPVKDTPLVFKEKAPSVCIVRPMSMYRAAYSAAVRESSGSFTINSSDAIIACGDKVLTLSKLASAGLRIPKSVVALTIQSAEEAYKSMSLPLVDKPPIGGWGRLVSLISDEVAYRSILEHREMMTSQQLKTHIIQEYIKTPGRDVRVIVLDNEVLGAMYRYKQENEWRSNVALGAKAVGFKPDEELTEICIKAANAVKGVFVSVDVLESDGYFLNEVNGVPEFKAFIEATKRNVAAELAKYVVKVLKR; via the coding sequence TTGCCGCATGTTATAACATCCGAATACGACGCAGAAGTATTGTACGACGTCCCAAGAATAGAAGAAAAGCTGATAATTAGGGCTTTAACGAACTTGGGAATACGGCCCAAACTAACGCCCGTCAAGGATACGCCCTTAGTTTTCAAAGAGAAAGCGCCCAGCGTATGTATAGTTAGGCCTATGTCCATGTATAGGGCAGCTTACTCGGCCGCCGTAAGAGAATCCTCTGGAAGCTTCACGATAAACAGTTCTGATGCCATAATCGCCTGCGGCGATAAGGTGCTAACGCTTTCCAAGTTAGCGTCGGCAGGGTTGAGGATACCAAAAAGCGTAGTTGCATTGACGATACAATCAGCCGAAGAGGCTTACAAATCGATGAGTTTGCCGCTGGTCGATAAGCCTCCGATAGGTGGATGGGGTAGGCTGGTCTCCCTTATATCAGATGAGGTTGCTTACAGGAGTATTTTAGAACATCGTGAGATGATGACGAGTCAGCAGCTTAAGACACACATAATCCAAGAATACATAAAGACGCCTGGAAGGGACGTAAGGGTAATAGTTTTAGACAACGAAGTCTTGGGCGCTATGTACAGGTATAAACAGGAGAACGAGTGGAGGTCAAACGTCGCACTCGGGGCAAAGGCTGTAGGTTTCAAACCAGATGAAGAGTTAACGGAGATCTGCATAAAAGCTGCAAACGCCGTCAAAGGAGTGTTCGTGTCTGTAGACGTGCTAGAATCGGATGGGTACTTCTTGAACGAGGTGAACGGGGTGCCAGAGTTTAAAGCTTTCATAGAAGCAACCAAAAGAAACGTGGCAGCGGAGTTGGCTAAATACGTCGTTAAGGTGCTCAAAAGATGA
- a CDS encoding 30S ribosomal protein S17 — MVNVKNIGIQVKPPEGTCDDKLCPFHGHLKVRGIILTGTVYKKKMKNTIVVRRDYLHYVKKYKRYERKRRNLSAHGPPCIEVQVGDQVKIAECRPISKTVSFVVIERLEGEKVG, encoded by the coding sequence ATGGTAAACGTGAAAAACATAGGTATTCAAGTAAAACCTCCCGAAGGGACATGCGACGACAAATTATGTCCATTTCATGGTCATCTAAAAGTTAGGGGAATTATTCTTACGGGTACAGTTTACAAGAAAAAGATGAAGAATACAATAGTTGTAAGGAGGGATTACCTGCACTACGTGAAGAAATACAAGCGTTATGAGAGAAAGAGACGGAACCTATCGGCCCATGGTCCACCATGTATAGAAGTTCAGGTAGGTGATCAGGTGAAGATAGCTGAGTGCAGGCCTATCAGTAAAACCGTCAGCTTTGTGGTTATAGAAAGATTAGAAGGTGAAAAGGTTGGCTAA